Proteins encoded in a region of the Bombiscardovia apis genome:
- a CDS encoding MFS transporter, with protein sequence MTAQTGQEQAKVKAAQTAQESAGEPKPPWKALWVLALGLAMIVLDSSIVNVSIPAIINAININLTDAQWITALYSIILAALLLPSGRLGDMYGRKRLLQIGTVIFVAGSLLAAASQSGSMLLMARVVQGIGGALVMPSTLSSVSANFRGKYRAAAFGVWGAVMSSAAAIGPLLGGLFTQTIGWRWIFLVNLPLGAIVFICSIPFVPESKAQGSGSGSGSSLLSDAGGILLSAFGSAFVVFGLIEGETYGWWHPAKALTIGSFTWPQSAALSVIPICLALGIVLLACFVALELKRKSSGRLVMLDVTLFKIKTFGWGNFTAAIINAGEFVVIFTLPLYLINARSLNTLQAGGIIAVLALGSIVSGGLARFVSAKLGAGGTVQLGLVLEMVGVIAAIACMGTTTPIWLLMAALVVYGLGLGFASAQLTSLVLSGVPIAQSGEGSATQSTIRQLGTALGAAVSGTALSVAVGFTTPGKLAAIPGLPSGLSDGLVAGVKSSAGNMISGMRAQGSHGKFGALGPQITDALTSGFVQGGQMAMAFACVLLLVGLLASIAVRKAAEETQSR encoded by the coding sequence ATGACAGCACAAACGGGGCAAGAACAAGCCAAAGTCAAAGCGGCGCAAACCGCTCAAGAGTCAGCAGGAGAGCCCAAACCGCCCTGGAAGGCCCTGTGGGTGCTGGCCCTAGGCTTGGCCATGATTGTGTTAGACTCCTCAATCGTCAACGTTTCCATCCCAGCCATTATCAACGCCATCAACATCAACCTCACTGATGCCCAGTGGATTACCGCCCTCTACTCAATCATCTTGGCGGCCCTCCTCCTGCCATCAGGCCGCCTGGGAGATATGTATGGCCGCAAGCGCCTCCTTCAAATTGGCACCGTCATCTTCGTGGCAGGCTCGCTCTTGGCCGCTGCCTCCCAAAGCGGTTCGATGCTGCTCATGGCCCGCGTGGTCCAAGGCATCGGCGGCGCACTCGTTATGCCTTCCACCCTCTCCTCAGTTTCGGCCAATTTCCGCGGTAAATATAGGGCAGCAGCCTTCGGCGTGTGGGGCGCGGTCATGTCTTCGGCCGCAGCCATCGGCCCCCTCCTGGGAGGTCTCTTTACGCAAACCATCGGCTGGCGCTGGATCTTCCTCGTCAACCTGCCCTTGGGCGCTATCGTCTTCATCTGCTCCATCCCCTTCGTGCCCGAATCCAAGGCCCAAGGCAGCGGTTCCGGTTCCGGCTCCAGCCTGCTCTCAGATGCTGGCGGCATTCTCCTTTCGGCCTTCGGCTCAGCTTTCGTAGTCTTTGGCCTGATTGAAGGCGAAACTTACGGTTGGTGGCATCCTGCCAAGGCGCTCACTATCGGTTCCTTCACCTGGCCCCAGAGCGCAGCCCTGTCCGTTATTCCCATCTGTCTTGCACTTGGCATTGTGCTGTTGGCCTGCTTCGTGGCCCTCGAACTTAAGCGCAAGTCCAGCGGTCGCCTAGTCATGCTTGACGTGACTCTCTTCAAAATCAAGACCTTCGGTTGGGGCAATTTCACCGCAGCAATCATCAATGCCGGCGAGTTCGTAGTCATCTTCACATTGCCGCTCTATCTGATTAACGCTCGCTCGCTCAACACCCTTCAAGCAGGTGGCATCATCGCCGTACTGGCCTTGGGCTCCATCGTCTCCGGCGGCTTGGCCCGCTTCGTCTCCGCCAAACTCGGCGCTGGTGGCACCGTACAGCTCGGCTTAGTGCTCGAAATGGTTGGTGTTATTGCCGCCATCGCCTGCATGGGCACAACAACCCCCATCTGGCTGCTCATGGCCGCGCTCGTCGTCTACGGCCTGGGCCTAGGCTTCGCGTCCGCCCAGTTGACCAGCCTTGTGCTCTCCGGAGTGCCCATCGCTCAGTCCGGGGAAGGCTCTGCTACCCAGTCCACTATCCGCCAGCTGGGTACGGCCCTAGGCGCTGCGGTTTCCGGCACGGCCCTCTCAGTAGCTGTCGGCTTCACCACGCCCGGCAAGCTCGCTGCTATTCCCGGTCTGCCCAGTGGTCTATCCGACGGACTCGTTGCAGGAGTCAAATCCTCAGCAGGCAACATGATTTCCGGAATGCGCGCTCAAGGCAGTCACGGTAAGTTTGGAGCCCTCGGCCCGCAGATTACTGATGCTTTGACCTCCGGCTTTGTTCAAGGTGGTCAGATGGCCATGGCCTTCGCCTGTGTCCTCCTACTAGTGGGCTTGCTGGCATCTATCGCCGTGCGCAAGGCTGCGGAAGAAACGCAAAGCCGCTAA
- the pflB gene encoding formate C-acetyltransferase, with translation MTAVDAKTAVSPEELQAKAWQGFKGEDWKQDIDVRDFIQENYTPYTGDESFLKPATEKTKALWKHLDDNFLAVERKQRVYDVDTHTPAGIDAFPAGYIDGKSAQDTQDNVIVGLQTDVPTKRAMMPNGGWRMVEQAIIEAGKEPDPEVKKIFTRYRKTHNDGVFDVYTQRIKLARHNKILTGLPDSYGRGRIIGDYRRVALYGVNELIARKKADKDSIPYRNDFTEEEIEHWIRFREEHGEQIKALKQLLKLGQEYGLDLSRPAQTAQEAVQWTYMGYLASVKSQDGAAMSIGRLSAFFDVYFERDFAAGLIDETDAQEIIDNIVMKLRIVRFLRTLDYDQIFSGDPYWATWSDAGFSDDGRPLVTKTSFRLLATLTLEHLGPGPEPNITIFWDPKLPEGYKRFCARISIDTSAIQYESDKDIRAHWGDDAAIACCVSPMRVGKQMQFFGARVNSAKALLYAINGGRDEMTGMQVIDRGIIEPIAPEADGTLDYEKVKANYEKALEWLSETYVQALNIIHYMHDKYAYESIEMALHDKEVYRTLGCGMSGLSIAADSLAAIKYAKVYPIYNKDAQGTPEYVEGGDDNLVVNYKTVGEFPVYGNDDDRADDLAKWAVSTVMGQVKKLPVYRGAVPTQSILTITSNVEYGKNTGSFPSGHKKGTPYAPGANPENGMDSHGMLPSMFSVGKIDYDDALDGISLTNTITPDGLGRDEDERIKNLVGILDSGNGHGLYHANINVLRKEQLEDAVENPDKYPHLTVRVSGYAVNFVKLTREQQLDVISRTFHQGSVTD, from the coding sequence ATGACAGCAGTTGATGCAAAGACGGCCGTCTCTCCGGAGGAGCTTCAAGCGAAGGCTTGGCAGGGTTTCAAAGGCGAAGACTGGAAACAAGATATTGACGTTCGCGACTTTATTCAGGAAAACTACACGCCTTACACCGGCGATGAATCCTTCTTAAAGCCCGCAACAGAGAAGACCAAGGCTCTGTGGAAGCATCTTGACGATAACTTCCTCGCAGTCGAGCGCAAGCAGCGTGTCTACGATGTGGATACCCACACTCCCGCTGGCATCGACGCTTTCCCTGCCGGCTACATTGACGGCAAGTCTGCTCAAGACACTCAAGATAACGTCATCGTTGGCTTGCAAACCGACGTTCCTACCAAGCGCGCTATGATGCCCAACGGCGGTTGGCGCATGGTTGAGCAGGCCATTATTGAGGCCGGCAAAGAGCCCGATCCCGAAGTAAAGAAGATCTTTACCCGTTATCGCAAGACCCACAACGATGGGGTCTTCGACGTATACACCCAGCGCATCAAGCTGGCCCGCCACAACAAGATTCTGACCGGTCTGCCTGACTCTTACGGCCGTGGCCGCATCATCGGCGATTACCGCCGCGTGGCCCTCTACGGTGTCAACGAGCTGATTGCCCGCAAGAAGGCTGACAAGGATTCGATTCCTTACCGCAACGACTTCACCGAGGAAGAGATCGAGCACTGGATTCGCTTCCGCGAGGAGCACGGTGAGCAGATTAAGGCCCTGAAGCAGCTGCTAAAGCTGGGTCAAGAGTACGGCCTGGATCTTTCTCGCCCCGCTCAGACCGCTCAAGAAGCTGTGCAGTGGACCTACATGGGCTACTTGGCTTCCGTCAAGAGCCAAGACGGTGCTGCAATGTCTATCGGCCGTCTCTCTGCCTTCTTCGACGTGTACTTCGAGCGCGATTTCGCCGCTGGCCTCATTGACGAAACCGATGCTCAGGAGATTATCGACAACATCGTGATGAAGCTGCGCATTGTTCGCTTCCTGCGCACCCTCGATTACGATCAGATCTTCTCCGGTGATCCCTACTGGGCAACTTGGTCCGACGCTGGCTTCAGCGACGACGGTCGCCCGCTGGTCACCAAGACCTCCTTCCGTCTGCTCGCAACGTTGACTCTTGAGCACCTCGGACCTGGTCCTGAGCCCAACATCACCATCTTCTGGGATCCGAAGCTGCCCGAGGGCTACAAGCGTTTCTGCGCTCGTATCTCCATCGACACCTCGGCCATCCAGTACGAGTCCGACAAGGACATTCGCGCTCACTGGGGCGACGATGCAGCTATCGCTTGCTGCGTGTCTCCTATGCGCGTTGGTAAGCAGATGCAGTTCTTCGGCGCTCGTGTGAACTCCGCCAAGGCCTTGCTCTACGCCATCAACGGTGGCCGCGACGAGATGACCGGTATGCAGGTTATCGACCGTGGCATCATCGAGCCCATCGCTCCTGAGGCAGACGGCACTCTCGACTACGAGAAGGTCAAGGCCAACTACGAGAAGGCTCTGGAATGGCTGTCTGAGACTTACGTGCAAGCTCTGAATATCATTCACTACATGCACGATAAGTATGCCTATGAGTCCATTGAGATGGCTCTGCACGACAAGGAAGTCTACCGTACCCTCGGTTGCGGTATGTCTGGTCTGTCGATTGCTGCTGACTCCCTGGCGGCCATCAAGTATGCCAAGGTCTACCCGATCTACAACAAGGATGCCCAGGGCACTCCTGAGTACGTAGAAGGCGGCGACGATAACTTGGTCGTGAACTACAAGACCGTGGGCGAGTTCCCGGTCTATGGCAACGACGATGACCGCGCTGACGATTTGGCTAAGTGGGCAGTTTCTACCGTTATGGGCCAGGTCAAGAAGCTCCCGGTTTACCGCGGCGCCGTTCCTACCCAGTCGATTCTGACCATCACTTCCAACGTGGAGTATGGCAAGAACACCGGTTCCTTCCCCTCTGGCCACAAGAAAGGCACCCCATACGCACCCGGTGCCAACCCAGAGAACGGCATGGATTCGCACGGCATGCTGCCGTCCATGTTCTCGGTGGGCAAGATCGACTACGACGATGCTCTCGACGGCATCTCGCTGACGAACACCATCACCCCTGACGGCTTGGGCCGCGACGAAGATGAGCGTATTAAGAACCTGGTCGGCATCCTGGATTCCGGCAACGGCCACGGTCTCTACCACGCCAACATCAATGTCTTGCGCAAGGAGCAGCTTGAGGATGCAGTTGAGAATCCTGACAAGTACCCGCACCTGACCGTGCGCGTCTCCGGCTACGCGGTGAACTTCGTCAAGCTGACTCGCGAGCAGCAGCTCGACGTCATCTCTCGCACCTTCCACCAGGGATCTGTGACTGACTGA
- a CDS encoding InlB B-repeat-containing protein, with protein sequence MRRFRLTNAMSMALVLIVLGGGAIQLAQPAHADPTQLTRKSALPGGSETVDGVTLSPTHGPISGGNQATVTKPPANVSFTQVSAGNNSAAAIGSDGFVYWWGENKQWAPVRAHTPTGVRFTQISAGYTHYLALSTKGEIYSWGTNNAGQLGNGDTTGTTQEDAKPISRGAIPKSVKITQIEAGDRHSTAIDANGKAYAWGLNTYGQLGNNDSTHANQFEPVAIAQGAIPAGVTITQISAGGQFTLALGSDQRAYSWGYGANGRLGTGNAANQDAPAAVAKGQIPASATVQQISAGDCHALLVSSDHKAYGWGVDRSSQLGIGRYMSNRGNPDIYSPLPVGIRQNFYYLVDVSYVPPTVSHVEAGINTSLAIGTDNRAYSWGDNTYGQGGLGINNSISDGTYGGRVDWPHAVLYLTGVTQASAGNAVALFVDSGGTHSCGNPSEGRLASPNAGIINPGLPGMGLTVQNFPVPVWTPTFAIVNVSFAGTPVASHTVDAAGNWHFPVPTHAVGKVDVTVDWNNVYDKRPQPPVTLHYDYRTTYTVSFKLGGGTSSPPPNQNVTNGDAIAWPETPSWEHHWFNGWFTSAGQPWDFTEGVESDMTLTAQWEDYEFTRTPGTGPTSGNTHVSVTAPAPPTGIRYFAFSAGDSNTLALASDGYTYAWGSNQYGQLGNEQAGSSSSHPVRVQLPEGVHLAQISTGYAHNIGLDTNGHVWTWGWNKHGQLGSASKADTDSPTYEPIDLTDAGALPATISQISAGYAHNMALDSDGNVWTWGWNKFGQLASTVNNYTDSANPTPVNITDNATLPISTINQISAGAAYSMVLDSDHHIWTWGLNNCGQLGTATNNSLDIANPTPVDLAAAGRIPDTITRVSAGLSHALALDSTNHVWTWGWNDSGQLGFSPTGNRANPNPYDITAVGILPADISQISAGTWHSTAVDSNQHVWTWGGNQYGQLATAANLGSMTANPIPVDITAAGILPSGATKLQTGAGHTIALDSSYHGSTWGHNDSGQLGHETAGNSPQPTPKAISLQEISLTTAKFDTTPIPNPPTWNTSEEKWHITSPAHIPGQADIALSWTLGSHAQPDYILPYFYNYNLPEAGSIPLQRMRATLALSLGFTGSLVVAEISLYRRRKHGRFAKSQKLRKA encoded by the coding sequence ATGCGCCGTTTTCGCCTCACCAATGCCATGAGCATGGCATTGGTCTTGATTGTCCTTGGGGGGGGGGCTATTCAACTAGCCCAGCCCGCCCACGCTGACCCTACTCAACTCACCCGCAAATCAGCACTACCGGGCGGCAGCGAAACAGTAGACGGCGTTACTCTCTCCCCTACTCACGGACCTATTTCTGGCGGCAACCAAGCTACTGTCACCAAACCACCCGCCAACGTAAGCTTCACACAAGTCTCAGCCGGCAACAACAGCGCAGCAGCAATCGGCTCAGACGGATTCGTCTACTGGTGGGGAGAAAACAAACAATGGGCACCCGTGCGCGCCCACACACCCACCGGCGTGCGCTTCACCCAAATCTCAGCCGGATACACCCACTACCTTGCTCTATCCACCAAAGGCGAAATCTACTCTTGGGGCACCAACAACGCCGGCCAACTAGGCAACGGCGACACCACCGGCACCACCCAGGAGGATGCTAAACCCATCAGCCGAGGAGCTATACCCAAGAGCGTGAAAATCACCCAGATTGAGGCCGGCGACCGGCACTCCACCGCTATCGATGCCAACGGCAAAGCCTACGCTTGGGGCCTCAACACCTACGGTCAGCTGGGCAACAACGACTCTACTCACGCCAACCAGTTCGAACCGGTAGCCATAGCCCAAGGCGCCATCCCCGCCGGAGTGACCATCACCCAGATCAGCGCAGGCGGCCAGTTCACCCTCGCCCTGGGCAGCGACCAGCGCGCCTACTCCTGGGGCTACGGAGCCAACGGACGCCTCGGCACCGGCAACGCTGCCAACCAAGACGCACCCGCGGCCGTGGCCAAAGGACAAATACCAGCTTCTGCCACAGTTCAGCAAATCAGTGCCGGCGACTGCCATGCCCTGCTCGTAAGCAGCGACCATAAAGCGTATGGATGGGGAGTTGACAGAAGTAGCCAATTGGGAATCGGCAGATACATGAGCAATCGCGGCAACCCCGATATATACTCGCCGCTGCCCGTAGGCATACGGCAAAACTTTTACTATCTCGTCGATGTCTCATATGTGCCCCCTACGGTGAGCCATGTCGAAGCAGGCATCAACACTTCACTCGCCATCGGCACGGATAACAGAGCTTACAGCTGGGGAGATAACACCTACGGGCAAGGCGGTCTCGGAATAAACAACAGTATCTCTGACGGAACATACGGCGGCAGAGTCGATTGGCCCCATGCGGTGCTCTATCTCACCGGTGTCACACAGGCCAGCGCGGGCAATGCGGTCGCGCTCTTTGTAGACTCCGGCGGCACTCATTCCTGCGGCAATCCGTCCGAGGGCAGGCTCGCCAGCCCGAACGCGGGCATCATCAACCCCGGCCTGCCCGGCATGGGGCTCACCGTGCAGAACTTCCCCGTGCCCGTGTGGACCCCGACCTTCGCAATCGTCAACGTGTCCTTCGCCGGCACGCCCGTCGCCTCCCACACCGTGGACGCCGCGGGCAACTGGCACTTCCCGGTGCCGACCCACGCCGTGGGCAAGGTCGACGTGACCGTGGACTGGAACAACGTGTACGACAAACGCCCCCAGCCGCCCGTTACCCTCCACTACGACTACCGCACCACTTATACCGTCAGTTTCAAATTAGGCGGAGGAACCAGCAGCCCACCACCCAACCAAAACGTTACCAACGGCGACGCCATCGCATGGCCTGAAACACCAAGCTGGGAGCACCACTGGTTTAACGGCTGGTTCACCAGCGCTGGCCAACCTTGGGATTTCACTGAAGGTGTCGAATCGGACATGACACTCACCGCTCAATGGGAAGACTACGAATTCACTCGCACACCCGGCACCGGCCCCACTAGCGGAAACACACACGTAAGCGTCACCGCCCCCGCCCCTCCGACAGGCATTCGTTACTTCGCATTCAGCGCCGGTGACAGCAATACCTTGGCTCTTGCATCTGACGGATATACGTATGCATGGGGCTCAAACCAGTACGGTCAGCTGGGCAACGAACAAGCCGGCAGCAGTAGCTCCCACCCGGTCCGGGTGCAACTACCAGAAGGGGTCCATCTAGCTCAAATATCGACCGGCTACGCCCACAATATTGGCTTAGACACTAATGGTCATGTATGGACTTGGGGCTGGAATAAGCACGGTCAACTCGGCAGCGCCAGCAAAGCTGACACCGATTCCCCCACTTATGAGCCTATAGATTTGACCGATGCTGGCGCGTTACCAGCTACCATCAGCCAGATTAGCGCCGGATATGCCCACAACATGGCACTCGACAGCGACGGTAACGTGTGGACTTGGGGCTGGAATAAGTTCGGGCAGCTAGCTAGCACGGTCAACAACTACACCGATTCCGCAAACCCGACTCCAGTTAACATCACAGATAACGCTACCTTACCTATCAGTACAATCAATCAGATAAGTGCCGGAGCTGCCTACTCAATGGTTTTGGATAGCGATCACCATATTTGGACTTGGGGACTCAATAACTGTGGACAGTTGGGCACCGCTACGAATAATAGCTTAGATATCGCAAATCCCACACCAGTAGACCTAGCTGCCGCCGGACGCATACCAGACACCATTACCCGGGTGAGCGCCGGTCTCTCCCATGCCCTTGCGCTCGACTCCACCAACCACGTTTGGACATGGGGCTGGAATGACTCCGGTCAGCTAGGCTTTTCCCCTACCGGGAACCGCGCCAATCCCAACCCCTACGACATTACTGCTGTAGGAATCCTGCCCGCAGACATCAGTCAGATTAGCGCGGGAACTTGGCACTCTACCGCCGTGGACAGCAACCAGCATGTCTGGACTTGGGGCGGCAATCAATATGGGCAATTAGCGACAGCCGCCAATCTCGGTAGTATGACTGCCAATCCCATTCCTGTTGACATTACTGCAGCAGGAATCCTGCCAAGCGGTGCTACCAAACTCCAGACCGGGGCGGGCCACACCATTGCTCTAGACAGCAGCTACCACGGGAGTACTTGGGGCCACAATGACAGCGGACAACTCGGCCACGAGACCGCGGGTAATAGCCCCCAACCAACGCCTAAAGCGATTAGCCTCCAAGAAATCTCTCTAACAACCGCCAAATTCGACACTACTCCTATTCCCAACCCTCCAACGTGGAATACGAGTGAAGAAAAATGGCATATCACCTCGCCAGCGCATATTCCGGGGCAAGCGGATATTGCTCTGAGTTGGACCCTAGGCAGTCACGCTCAGCCTGATTACATACTCCCCTACTTTTACAACTACAACTTACCCGAAGCGGGCAGCATTCCCCTGCAACGAATGAGAGCCACACTAGCTCTGAGTTTGGGCTTCACAGGGAGCTTAGTTGTAGCTGAAATCAGTCTCTACCGCCGACGTAAGCATGGACGCTTTGCTAAGTCGCAAAAACTTAGGAAAGCGTAG
- a CDS encoding NAD+ synthase, whose protein sequence is MDRFEQVEYGQAGARQALKIALAQIDTCVGDLSGNAAKVLDFAQRASREGAQLVAFPEMALTGYPIEDLALRGTFRRAAWDKANELAAQLLEQGLGELFVVVGTVGTDHSNDLPRNRMVVLHEGAVWGAYDKHFLPNYGVFDEFRIFSPGERSVVLNINGQRIGVAICEDIWQDGGPVQELAGRNIDLLLTINGSPYEEGKGHVRRDLAARRAREVGAPVVYVNQVGGQDDLIFDGGSFVMGQSGDLLEHSPQFVEDLSYWTLAAGQGDEAGPEQMGSQMAPDLDGDEEVYKACVLGLKDYMAKNHFTGVCLGLSGGIDSALVAAMAADACGGEHIWGISMPSMYSSDGSKDDAADLAQRLGAHYDVQAIEQLYKTFQSQLDLSGVAAENLQARIRGVIVMAYSNSKGLLALATGNKSELACGYSTIYGDAVGGYAPIKDLLKTRVWQLARWRNAEALAAGKSEPIPDASITKAPSAELREGQKDSDSLPDYELLDQVLAAYIEKAHGRADLLADGFDPETVDTVMRLVDRAEWKRRQYPLGPKVTALAFGRDRRLPITNAFAE, encoded by the coding sequence ATGGATCGCTTTGAGCAGGTGGAGTACGGGCAGGCTGGCGCTCGGCAGGCCTTGAAGATTGCTTTGGCGCAGATTGATACCTGCGTGGGCGACTTGAGCGGGAACGCGGCCAAGGTGCTCGACTTTGCGCAGCGGGCCAGCCGTGAGGGTGCCCAGCTGGTGGCCTTCCCCGAGATGGCTTTGACCGGGTATCCTATCGAAGACTTAGCCTTGCGAGGCACTTTCCGCCGGGCAGCCTGGGATAAGGCCAACGAGTTGGCGGCCCAGCTGCTTGAGCAGGGTTTGGGCGAGCTCTTTGTAGTGGTGGGCACTGTGGGCACGGACCACAGTAACGACCTGCCGCGCAACCGAATGGTGGTCTTGCACGAGGGCGCAGTTTGGGGCGCTTACGACAAGCATTTCCTGCCCAACTATGGGGTCTTCGACGAGTTCCGCATCTTCTCTCCGGGGGAGCGCTCGGTGGTGCTCAACATTAACGGGCAGCGCATCGGCGTAGCTATTTGCGAAGATATTTGGCAAGACGGCGGGCCGGTGCAGGAGTTGGCTGGGCGCAACATTGACCTCCTACTCACTATTAACGGCTCGCCTTACGAGGAGGGCAAGGGCCATGTCCGCCGAGACTTGGCGGCTCGCCGGGCGCGCGAAGTGGGCGCACCCGTGGTCTACGTGAACCAAGTAGGCGGGCAAGACGACCTCATTTTTGACGGCGGCTCCTTCGTAATGGGTCAAAGCGGTGATTTGCTGGAGCATTCGCCGCAGTTCGTAGAAGACTTAAGCTACTGGACGCTCGCTGCGGGCCAGGGCGATGAGGCTGGGCCTGAGCAGATGGGCTCGCAGATGGCCCCAGACCTCGACGGCGACGAAGAAGTCTATAAGGCTTGCGTGCTGGGCCTCAAAGACTACATGGCGAAGAACCACTTTACGGGCGTGTGCTTGGGGCTTTCGGGCGGCATCGACTCGGCTCTGGTGGCTGCCATGGCGGCCGACGCCTGCGGGGGAGAGCATATATGGGGTATTTCCATGCCCAGCATGTATTCCTCCGACGGCTCCAAAGACGACGCTGCTGACTTGGCCCAGCGCCTGGGTGCCCATTACGATGTGCAAGCTATCGAGCAGCTCTACAAGACCTTCCAAAGCCAGCTTGATTTGAGCGGGGTGGCTGCCGAAAACCTTCAAGCGCGCATTCGCGGCGTAATCGTTATGGCCTATTCCAACTCCAAGGGGCTGCTGGCCTTGGCTACGGGCAACAAGTCTGAGCTGGCTTGCGGCTACTCCACCATTTACGGCGATGCTGTGGGCGGTTATGCGCCGATTAAAGACTTGCTCAAAACGCGCGTGTGGCAGTTGGCCCGGTGGCGCAATGCCGAGGCGCTGGCTGCGGGCAAGAGCGAGCCGATTCCGGATGCTTCCATTACTAAGGCGCCTTCCGCTGAGCTGCGCGAGGGGCAGAAGGATTCGGACTCCCTGCCAGACTACGAGCTTTTGGACCAAGTACTCGCGGCCTATATTGAAAAAGCCCATGGCCGGGCCGATTTGCTGGCCGATGGTTTCGATCCTGAAACCGTAGACACCGTCATGCGTTTGGTAGATAGGGCGGAGTGGAAGCGCCGTCAGTACCCGCTCGGGCCCAAGGTTACGGCCTTAGCCTTCGGGCGCGATCGCAGGCTGCCGATTACGAACGCTTTCGCCGAGTAG
- a CDS encoding TetR/AcrR family transcriptional regulator — protein MPKIQEPTLSEHRQRLLTQILDAAELILKTQGRANLTMAAVSERAGIARNSIYRYAQNTDQLCDKVLERRLPTWSRALGQALEGLSDPAQIIAAWSRANLRQTSEHGHGWLMDLFSSSNNEHIRKSFLYGDYRRADQSVDALKASENPLKTQEPTQAMISFHHLVNGPLIAAWEQLLPGRADTGVELTRGLVQSGMRLIDALESQQPPAANTTIEAVIGDVDRSVQAVVAALTGTAS, from the coding sequence ATGCCCAAGATTCAAGAGCCAACCCTCAGCGAGCACCGCCAGCGCCTCCTGACGCAGATTTTGGATGCGGCCGAGCTTATCCTCAAAACGCAAGGGCGAGCAAACCTGACTATGGCTGCGGTCAGCGAGCGCGCGGGGATTGCCCGCAATTCCATCTACCGCTACGCCCAAAACACTGACCAGTTGTGCGACAAGGTCTTGGAGCGGCGACTGCCCACTTGGTCGCGAGCACTGGGCCAGGCCTTGGAAGGCTTGAGCGATCCGGCACAAATTATCGCAGCTTGGAGCCGGGCCAACCTGCGGCAGACCAGCGAGCACGGGCACGGCTGGCTCATGGACCTCTTTAGCTCCTCCAACAACGAGCATATTCGCAAGAGTTTCCTCTATGGCGATTATCGCAGAGCCGACCAGAGCGTGGATGCGCTGAAAGCTAGCGAGAATCCCCTAAAGACCCAGGAACCCACGCAGGCCATGATTAGCTTTCACCATCTGGTCAACGGGCCACTTATCGCAGCTTGGGAACAGCTCTTGCCTGGGCGCGCCGACACTGGCGTCGAGCTTACGCGCGGCCTAGTGCAGTCGGGCATGCGCCTTATCGACGCTTTAGAAAGCCAGCAGCCTCCAGCAGCCAACACAACTATCGAAGCGGTGATAGGAGACGTTGATAGGAGTGTACAAGCGGTAGTGGCAGCACTTACCGGCACAGCAAGCTAG
- a CDS encoding MFS transporter, which translates to MKDADGFGMGDFYGSGMMTLNGTYVALFWTRFCGLSIQSAQSILGTAAFISAISALFFGSFGDALFHFSAGRRFGRRHLMMLIVCPLILTGILIWIPGLPHWAYLVEFAIWIVTGQIFQTAYNSLPTEMTDDYKGRTKLSTTRTFIATLSGTALPLVGGAVLATRGEQASSYQIFAIGFTIAFALAVLYAWRHTWEMSPHQAGYGYLEEQSGHHDFWRHPVLIMARLAQVCRAYASTLRISAFRKHLAIYILVQTSMDVFGGSGGFNGLALWPGLA; encoded by the coding sequence ATGAAAGATGCCGACGGCTTCGGCATGGGCGACTTTTACGGTAGCGGCATGATGACCTTAAACGGCACGTATGTGGCGCTCTTTTGGACGCGCTTTTGCGGGCTGAGCATTCAGTCGGCTCAGTCGATTCTGGGTACTGCCGCTTTCATTTCCGCTATTTCGGCGCTCTTCTTCGGCTCCTTTGGCGACGCGCTCTTCCATTTTTCTGCCGGTCGCCGTTTTGGCAGGCGTCACTTGATGATGCTCATAGTGTGCCCGCTGATTCTTACGGGCATCTTGATTTGGATTCCGGGCTTGCCGCATTGGGCTTACCTGGTGGAGTTTGCTATATGGATTGTGACAGGCCAAATCTTCCAAACGGCTTATAACTCGCTGCCCACCGAGATGACCGACGACTATAAGGGCCGGACTAAGCTGTCTACGACGCGCACTTTTATTGCTACGCTCTCTGGCACGGCCCTGCCGCTGGTGGGCGGCGCAGTACTGGCTACCCGGGGCGAGCAGGCTTCGTCTTACCAGATTTTTGCTATTGGTTTTACGATTGCTTTTGCGCTGGCTGTGTTGTACGCTTGGCGGCACACTTGGGAGATGTCGCCCCACCAGGCCGGGTATGGCTATTTGGAGGAGCAAAGTGGCCACCATGATTTCTGGCGGCACCCGGTACTGATTATGGCCCGCCTAGCGCAGGTGTGCCGGGCTTACGCTTCGACCTTGCGCATTTCGGCTTTCCGCAAGCATTTGGCTATTTATATACTGGTTCAAACTTCGATGGATGTGTTTGGCGGTAGTGGAGGATTTAACGGGCTTGCCTTATGGCCAGGTTTGGCCTGA